The genomic stretch TAGTACTTATATTTCCAACCAGATACatttgtatgattaaaaaataaaaataaatggaagtTGTATAATTCTAGAATTCTTTATACGTTTTTGGTGTTcgatagtataaatattttatttttatttatagcagaAATGTACTGGTAATAATGGTTTTACTTACACATAGTATTATATTCCTAaattagtaaatgtatttttattaatgttgtaacATAATTTACTGCATGTTGATACTATTTTACGCCTATCACTACGACatataattgcatattttatacaatgtGTTAATTTCAGGTACTTATTCCTCTCCTGTTTGCTGCCGTTTCGGCCGGCTATATCAATTCCTACGCACCCGCCTACAGTGCTCCCGCCGTCTACCACGCCCCCGCAGTCTACCACGCCCCTGCAGTCTACCACGCGCCTGCAGTCTACCATGCCCCTGCCGTCTCCTACGCTTCGCCAATCATCAAGCATGCACCTCATATTAGCTACGCTACTCCCGTAGTCAAAGCTGCCCCCGTCGTAAGCTACGCTGCACCCGTGGTCAAAACAGCTCATCTCGTCAGCTACGCTGCGCCTGTAGTCAAGGCCGCACCTGTAGTAAGCTACGCTGCCCCGGCTGCCACCTCGTATTCCAACTCTTACAGGATTTCCTCGCATGTCAAGGCTGTGGCACCTGTTAGTTACGCTCCTGCAGTCCAGTACGCCCCAGCATATGCTTCCTCTGCAGTCAGCTACCACGCCCCATCAGTGTCTGTCGCTGCTCCCATAGTAAAGTCTGCTCCAGTAGTAAGCTACGCTGCACCCGTGGTGAAATCAGCTCATGTAGTCAGTTATACCGCGCCTGTAGTCAGTGCTGCACCTGTAGTCAGTTACGCTGCTCCAATCTACAAGTCTGGATATCATTCATACATACACTAGATAACTTCTCTTGGTGTGTTAAACAATGTTACATCATCTGCTTTTGGTGGCAacgtacaaattaaattattacattacctCAATATCAAAAAACTCATTTTTCTACCACTTCTGAATCAAGATCCATTCACAATACATCAGCAAGaaatagaacattatttttgagacagttactaaataaaataacaaagtactATCAAAACAATCATCCCAACATAGTTTTAACTTTGCAGTGCAGTTTTACcactttatattatttgaattaccaactacattactgtatataaaaggcaaatcccataaatatttttccaacctGAAGATATAGCTGAAAGTATAAATTTTCTCATGAATGccttaaacagaaaaaatatatatttttatactgttacaaCACCATGGTAACAACTCCAATGAGGTCAAAATAAAGTTGCTATCCCTGGAAGAACTATGTTGTTTTTGAACTACTTGA from Homalodisca vitripennis isolate AUS2020 chromosome 2, UT_GWSS_2.1, whole genome shotgun sequence encodes the following:
- the LOC124355676 gene encoding cuticle protein 16.5-like; this translates as MGSLVLIPLLFAAVSAGYINSYAPAYSAPAVYHAPAVYHAPAVYHAPAVYHAPAVSYASPIIKHAPHISYATPVVKAAPVVSYAAPVVKTAHLVSYAAPVVKAAPVVSYAAPAATSYSNSYRISSHVKAVAPVSYAPAVQYAPAYASSAVSYHAPSVSVAAPIVKSAPVVSYAAPVVKSAHVVSYTAPVVSAAPVVSYAAPIYKSGYHSYIH